A genomic stretch from Desulfatitalea tepidiphila includes:
- a CDS encoding vWA domain-containing protein, producing the protein MFRFATPYALLLIILIPLVAAYRRRHPAPALGHSGVDPVGDLPPSAGLWVHRLLPLLFYLVLLLLITALARPQYGIERATVSETGINIILAVDLSESMAALDFKQEGRIVNRLEAVKRVVNDFIARRHGDRIGLVVFGSQAYTQLPLTRDYQTIAAMLDRLEIGAAGRATAVGDAIGISIKRLADIESRTHIIILLTDGRSNSGELMPQTAADIARQKEIKIYTIGVGGEGRAPFLVDDPIFGQRYVYQNVDLDEETLVQIADATGGAYFRAQDTAALEKIYATIDALEKSEAKVARFAEHNELYRYLLVPALALLALWIVLKNTRYLDIP; encoded by the coding sequence ATGTTCCGTTTCGCAACCCCTTATGCATTGCTCCTGATCATCCTGATCCCCCTGGTGGCCGCATATCGCCGCAGGCACCCGGCACCGGCCCTGGGGCATTCGGGTGTGGATCCGGTGGGCGACCTGCCGCCCAGCGCCGGCCTGTGGGTGCATCGCCTGCTGCCCCTGCTCTTTTATCTGGTCCTGCTCCTGCTGATCACCGCCCTGGCCCGCCCCCAGTACGGCATCGAGCGCGCCACGGTCAGTGAAACGGGCATCAATATCATCCTGGCTGTTGACCTGTCCGAGAGTATGGCCGCCCTCGACTTCAAACAGGAGGGCCGCATCGTCAACCGCCTGGAAGCCGTCAAGCGCGTGGTCAACGATTTCATCGCCCGCCGACACGGCGATCGCATCGGCCTGGTGGTGTTCGGCAGCCAGGCCTATACCCAGCTGCCGCTGACCCGCGACTACCAGACGATCGCCGCTATGCTCGATCGGCTGGAGATCGGGGCGGCCGGCCGCGCCACGGCCGTGGGCGATGCCATCGGTATCTCCATCAAGCGGCTGGCCGATATCGAAAGCCGCACCCACATCATCATCCTGCTCACCGACGGCCGAAGCAACAGCGGCGAGCTGATGCCGCAGACCGCGGCCGATATCGCGCGCCAGAAGGAGATCAAAATCTACACCATCGGTGTCGGCGGCGAGGGGCGGGCGCCCTTTCTGGTCGACGATCCCATCTTCGGGCAGCGCTACGTCTATCAGAACGTGGATCTGGACGAGGAGACGCTCGTACAGATCGCCGACGCCACCGGCGGCGCCTACTTTCGGGCCCAGGATACGGCGGCACTGGAAAAAATCTACGCCACCATCGACGCCCTGGAAAAGAGCGAGGCCAAGGTGGCGCGCTTCGCCGAACACAACGAGCTGTACCGCTATCTGCTCGTCCCGGCATTGGCTTTGCTGGCACTGTGGATTGTGCTAAAAAATACGCGGTATCTGGATATTCCGTAA
- a CDS encoding VWA domain-containing protein, which yields MHIDMLFLLWAIPLLLLVYAYGWRRRKRIMARFGVPATLQTIAPRGMDRRRRLQAGLIVTAALLLIIAMAGPQYGFRWQKVERRGVDLIVALDCSRSMLAQDIQPTRLDRAKREIIDLLAMLRGDRVGLVAFGGTAFLQCPLTLDYAAFDLFLDVLTPDYLPVGGTDLGAAIQAALDAFDPQDPADKAVILITDGEHTGRTDPQAAALAAQKAGVKLFCIGVGADSGVPVPAAKGGFQKDAAGSIVISRLDEALLSRLALATGGAYVRSVAGDMDLDRIYREQIRGTMADAALESGRKQVWADRFQWPLSLALILLLAAWAIPEARTGAAALCAALILLGPAPGPAAAGPLQKGYEAYRQEQFDQALEQFLQGQVHRPDDPRVLYNIGNAYYKSGDYDAAEAYYNRALSQAPPELQAKLRYNLGNTAYRRQALEEAVAHYQAALAVDPSDEQARANLDFVREQMKRQPPPKADGGEGAEEKQENPAASSGQDGAPPPEKQTGSDETTTQGSPSSRDPDQQQDKAQRGPEAPESGEASPQADAPTSPGNDPAAEGRDRQSGAPAAVQMLNRLKDEPGRAMMPRYQRRQVEKDW from the coding sequence ATGCACATCGACATGCTGTTCCTGTTGTGGGCCATCCCTTTGCTGCTGCTGGTCTATGCCTATGGCTGGCGGCGACGCAAACGGATCATGGCGCGTTTCGGCGTCCCCGCCACGCTGCAGACGATCGCACCCCGGGGCATGGACCGGCGGCGTCGGCTGCAGGCCGGATTGATTGTAACGGCCGCGCTGCTGCTGATCATTGCCATGGCCGGCCCCCAGTATGGTTTTCGCTGGCAAAAGGTCGAACGCCGGGGTGTAGACCTGATCGTGGCCCTGGACTGTTCACGCAGCATGCTGGCCCAGGATATTCAACCCACGCGGCTGGACCGGGCCAAGCGGGAAATCATCGATCTGCTGGCCATGCTGCGCGGCGACCGCGTGGGCCTGGTGGCCTTCGGCGGGACCGCCTTTCTGCAGTGCCCGCTCACCCTGGACTATGCCGCCTTCGACCTCTTCCTCGATGTCCTGACCCCCGACTACCTGCCCGTAGGCGGCACCGATCTGGGAGCGGCCATCCAGGCCGCGCTCGACGCCTTCGATCCCCAAGACCCGGCCGACAAGGCCGTTATCCTCATCACCGACGGCGAACACACGGGCCGGACCGATCCCCAGGCCGCGGCCCTGGCGGCCCAAAAGGCGGGCGTCAAGCTGTTCTGTATCGGCGTGGGCGCAGATTCGGGCGTCCCGGTACCGGCCGCCAAGGGCGGTTTCCAGAAAGATGCGGCCGGCAGCATCGTCATTTCCCGCCTGGACGAGGCGCTGCTCAGCCGCCTGGCCCTGGCCACCGGCGGCGCCTACGTCCGTTCGGTGGCGGGGGATATGGACCTGGATCGCATCTACCGCGAACAGATTCGCGGCACCATGGCCGACGCCGCGCTGGAAAGCGGACGCAAACAGGTGTGGGCCGACCGGTTCCAGTGGCCCCTCTCCCTGGCGTTGATCCTGCTGCTGGCCGCCTGGGCCATCCCCGAAGCCAGAACCGGGGCGGCCGCGCTGTGCGCCGCCTTGATCCTCCTCGGCCCAGCCCCCGGTCCGGCGGCAGCCGGTCCCCTGCAAAAGGGGTATGAGGCCTATCGGCAGGAACAATTCGATCAGGCCCTCGAACAGTTTCTGCAGGGGCAGGTCCATCGACCGGACGATCCCCGGGTGCTGTACAACATCGGTAATGCCTATTACAAAAGCGGCGATTACGATGCCGCCGAAGCCTATTACAACCGGGCCCTCTCCCAGGCCCCGCCGGAACTGCAGGCCAAGTTGCGCTACAACCTGGGCAACACGGCCTACCGCCGCCAGGCCCTGGAGGAGGCCGTCGCCCATTACCAGGCCGCGCTGGCCGTCGATCCCAGCGACGAACAGGCCCGGGCCAACCTGGATTTCGTCCGCGAACAGATGAAACGGCAACCACCGCCAAAAGCGGACGGCGGTGAGGGCGCCGAAGAGAAACAGGAGAACCCGGCGGCCTCTTCCGGGCAGGACGGCGCACCGCCCCCCGAAAAACAGACTGGATCGGACGAAACGACAACCCAGGGCAGCCCATCGTCCCGCGACCCGGACCAACAGCAGGATAAAGCACAACGAGGGCCCGAGGCGCCGGAATCTGGCGAGGCATCGCCCCAGGCAGATGCGCCAACCTCCCCCGGAAACGACCCGGCGGCCGAAGGCCGGGACCGACAATCCGGCGCCCCGGCCGCCGTCCAGATGCTCAACCGGCTCAAGGACGAACCCGGCCGGGCCATGATGCCCCGGTATCAACGGCGCCAGGTGGAAAAGGATTGGTGA
- a CDS encoding BatD family protein: protein MNRRRWIIGLLWLLISVAPAVAAEPAAREVWVTATVSDPDPYAGQQITYRFALYQSVRVTDATLQPPAFDGFIAKEIADRASRRETIDGREYVVTEIYYVLVPLAPGAHTIGAATLQLGIVRPDRQRRRTPFDDFFDDPFILRGRVEPRVLKSQPLAVTVRPLPPWDGPFPFSGLIGEFDMTAAIDNTRLKVGDSTTLTLSIQGRGNIADAAPPPIAMPETIKTYADAPDEQIELTADGYQGKKSFRTALVPVQAGDVPLPGAQMVYFDVVQETYRTLTVPLPALSVAPGEAAPAFPPAAGPAAAQPEKSAVTFTGRDILPPKEGLTALTPHRPLTWPMLLLGLLLPAAGFGATVLIQRARRMDRHPVARMRNRTRQAMKTARVQIAADASAFLTALYQALTSAIFARIGRSGEALAWKEAETLLCGHGVDPELSRQAAELLTQIESSKFSGARISREERERLLVGTRQMIRRLIP from the coding sequence ATGAACCGACGGCGATGGATCATAGGCCTGCTGTGGCTGTTGATATCGGTGGCCCCGGCCGTTGCCGCCGAACCGGCCGCCCGCGAGGTGTGGGTGACGGCGACCGTTTCCGACCCAGATCCATATGCAGGCCAGCAGATCACCTACCGCTTCGCGCTCTATCAATCGGTCCGGGTGACCGACGCCACCCTCCAACCGCCGGCGTTCGACGGTTTTATAGCCAAGGAGATCGCAGACCGCGCGTCGCGGCGGGAAACCATCGACGGCCGGGAGTACGTGGTCACCGAGATCTATTATGTACTGGTGCCCCTTGCGCCCGGCGCGCACACCATCGGTGCGGCCACCCTCCAGTTGGGTATCGTGAGGCCGGACCGGCAGCGACGCCGTACCCCCTTCGACGACTTCTTCGACGATCCCTTTATTCTTCGCGGCCGCGTGGAGCCCCGGGTGCTGAAAAGCCAGCCCCTGGCCGTGACCGTCCGCCCCCTGCCCCCCTGGGACGGCCCGTTCCCGTTTTCGGGGCTGATCGGCGAGTTCGACATGACGGCCGCCATCGACAACACCCGGCTCAAAGTGGGCGACTCCACGACACTGACCCTCTCCATCCAGGGCCGGGGCAACATCGCCGATGCGGCGCCCCCGCCGATCGCCATGCCGGAAACGATCAAGACCTACGCCGACGCACCCGACGAACAGATCGAACTGACCGCCGACGGTTACCAGGGGAAAAAGAGCTTCCGCACGGCGCTGGTGCCGGTGCAGGCCGGCGACGTCCCATTGCCCGGGGCGCAAATGGTCTATTTCGACGTGGTTCAGGAGACCTATCGCACCCTGACCGTGCCCCTGCCCGCCCTGTCCGTGGCGCCGGGCGAAGCCGCACCGGCCTTTCCCCCGGCCGCCGGCCCGGCGGCTGCGCAACCCGAAAAATCGGCGGTGACCTTTACCGGCCGGGACATTCTGCCGCCCAAGGAGGGCCTGACCGCCCTGACGCCGCATCGTCCCCTCACCTGGCCCATGCTCCTGCTCGGTCTGCTGCTGCCGGCCGCGGGCTTCGGGGCCACGGTCCTGATCCAGCGTGCCCGGCGCATGGACCGCCACCCGGTCGCGCGCATGCGCAACCGGACACGCCAGGCCATGAAAACCGCCCGTGTCCAGATCGCCGCCGACGCCTCGGCCTTTTTGACCGCACTGTACCAGGCCCTCACCTCGGCCATCTTCGCACGCATCGGCCGGAGCGGCGAAGCCCTGGCATGGAAAGAGGCCGAAACGCTGCTGTGCGGCCACGGCGTGGATCCGGAATTGTCCCGGCAGGCGGCCGAACTGCTCACCCAAATCGAATCGAGCAAATTCAGCGGCGCGCGGATATCCAGGGAGGAACGCGAGCGGCTGCTCGTCGGCACGCGCCAGATGATCCGGAGGCTGATCCCATGA
- a CDS encoding tetratricopeptide repeat protein gives MIRSIRILAWAAAALALWWATSAASPLARQFLAGLEAYQAGRYEQAIDQWEKIVRSGVANPELFYNLGNACLKADRLGPAILWYERAARLRPNDPDLRFNLDYARSLTRDRTEDTAISLARILFFWNYQLSRRAIAVTGLAGNLIFWLLMIAWRLTRRRGFFRTALLVAVPALVLILTAAANLYDDGRRRQAVILPEAVSVRSGHQPTDTELFVLHAGAKVRVVKQQKNHYQIRYSADKIGWIEQQAVGLIDTIQ, from the coding sequence ATGATCCGATCGATTCGCATCCTCGCCTGGGCGGCCGCCGCCCTGGCGCTGTGGTGGGCGACATCGGCCGCATCGCCCTTGGCCCGGCAGTTTCTGGCGGGCCTGGAAGCCTACCAGGCCGGACGGTACGAGCAGGCCATCGACCAGTGGGAAAAGATCGTCCGCAGCGGCGTCGCCAACCCGGAGCTCTTCTACAACCTGGGCAACGCCTGCCTGAAGGCCGACCGGCTGGGCCCGGCCATTCTCTGGTATGAGCGGGCCGCCCGGCTGCGGCCCAACGATCCGGACCTTCGGTTCAACCTCGATTATGCCCGATCCCTGACCCGGGACCGCACGGAAGATACGGCGATTTCCCTGGCCCGCATCCTCTTTTTCTGGAACTACCAGCTGAGCCGACGCGCCATCGCCGTCACGGGACTGGCCGGCAACCTGATCTTCTGGCTGCTCATGATCGCCTGGCGGCTGACCCGGCGAAGAGGGTTTTTCCGGACCGCCCTTCTCGTGGCCGTCCCCGCCCTCGTCCTCATCCTGACCGCTGCGGCCAACCTCTACGACGACGGCCGGCGACGACAGGCCGTCATCCTGCCCGAAGCCGTATCGGTGCGTTCCGGCCACCAGCCGACCGATACCGAACTGTTCGTGCTGCATGCCGGTGCAAAGGTACGCGTGGTCAAGCAACAAAAAAATCATTATCAAATCCGTTATTCGGCCGATAAGATCGGATGGATTGAACAACAGGCGGTGGGCCTGATCGATACGATACAATAG
- a CDS encoding YihY/virulence factor BrkB family protein: MLKRKCRFYRDAFGIAARNFVWDDCLTVSASISFVFLLSIIPFSALFLFLLNFFKDLFLPGMMPDNMVDILVEDITQVIPFVSRSWIQTHLIESVGLGSFTTINLLMLPIVSGLLFKSLEEAFRRIFHLERRHLLKGHIAYAAMSIFAILLFFMANLIWTLAADTVRPLQQVLAQDPYIHDIYATAIDYVTFNQYNIVSALILILFFLATARLFLSTPIKMHHRVAAAALFAGSWILARVVFGFYIQHVTRINVLFGSLSSVCIILLWVFYSSLALLYSVEYMYVLHGGPYKVWDDRPRTRPSSR; encoded by the coding sequence ATGTTGAAACGAAAATGTCGGTTCTATCGCGATGCCTTCGGCATCGCCGCCCGCAACTTCGTGTGGGATGACTGTTTGACCGTCTCCGCCTCGATCTCGTTTGTCTTCCTGCTCTCGATCATTCCCTTTTCGGCGCTGTTCCTCTTTCTGCTCAACTTTTTCAAGGATCTCTTTCTGCCGGGCATGATGCCGGACAACATGGTGGACATCCTCGTGGAGGATATCACCCAGGTCATCCCCTTCGTCTCACGGAGCTGGATTCAAACCCACCTCATCGAATCGGTCGGCCTGGGCTCGTTCACCACGATCAACCTGCTGATGCTGCCCATTGTCAGCGGCCTGTTGTTCAAATCCCTGGAAGAGGCGTTCCGCCGGATCTTTCACCTGGAGCGGCGCCATCTGCTCAAGGGACATATCGCCTATGCCGCCATGAGCATCTTTGCCATCCTGCTCTTTTTCATGGCCAACCTGATCTGGACCCTGGCCGCCGACACGGTCCGGCCGCTGCAGCAAGTCCTGGCGCAAGACCCCTACATCCACGATATTTACGCCACGGCCATCGACTACGTCACCTTCAACCAGTACAACATCGTTTCCGCCCTGATCCTGATCCTCTTTTTCCTCGCCACCGCCCGGCTGTTCCTGTCGACGCCCATCAAAATGCATCACCGCGTGGCCGCGGCCGCCCTCTTCGCCGGGTCATGGATTCTGGCGCGCGTGGTCTTCGGCTTCTATATCCAGCACGTCACCCGAATCAACGTCCTGTTCGGGTCGCTCAGTTCGGTGTGCATCATTTTGCTCTGGGTGTTCTACTCGTCCCTTGCCTTGCTCTATTCCGTGGAATACATGTATGTACTGCATGGCGGCCCCTACAAGGTGTGGGACGACCGACCGCGTACCCGGCCATCGAGCCGCTAG
- a CDS encoding AzlC family ABC transporter permease, whose product MATISPSRRRSFYEGMRDTLPLIIGAIPFGIIFGTLSGSAGLCAAGALGMSLFVFAGSAQFVALGMLANGAAWPLIALTTLVVNFRHLLYTATLLPYLQRLPRRWQAALAFGLTDETFAVAVRRWQAPGTRPDDHWYQLGSMLFMYVNWNLCTIVGLVAGRLLAGIADWGLDFAMLAAFIGMLIPYLKDRPNYAAMLAAGASAIVFQGLPHKLGLLAASLIGVGAGLLAERWASTTDDTPSPEA is encoded by the coding sequence ATGGCAACCATCAGCCCTAGCCGGCGCCGATCCTTTTACGAAGGCATGCGCGACACGCTGCCGCTGATCATCGGCGCCATTCCGTTCGGCATCATCTTCGGCACCCTGTCGGGCAGCGCCGGTCTTTGCGCAGCCGGCGCCCTGGGCATGTCCTTGTTCGTGTTCGCCGGGTCGGCCCAGTTCGTGGCCCTGGGCATGCTGGCCAACGGCGCGGCCTGGCCGTTGATCGCCCTCACCACCCTGGTGGTCAATTTCCGCCACCTGCTCTACACCGCCACCCTGCTGCCCTACCTGCAGCGCCTGCCCCGCAGGTGGCAGGCCGCGCTGGCCTTCGGCCTGACCGACGAGACCTTTGCCGTGGCGGTGCGGCGCTGGCAGGCGCCAGGGACCCGACCGGACGACCACTGGTACCAGCTGGGCTCCATGCTCTTCATGTACGTCAATTGGAACCTGTGCACGATCGTGGGATTGGTGGCCGGGCGGCTCCTGGCCGGTATCGCCGACTGGGGGCTCGATTTCGCCATGCTGGCGGCCTTCATCGGCATGCTGATCCCCTACCTGAAGGACCGCCCCAATTACGCGGCCATGCTGGCGGCCGGGGCGAGCGCCATCGTCTTTCAAGGCCTGCCGCATAAATTGGGATTGCTGGCCGCTTCGCTGATCGGGGTGGGGGCCGGCCTGCTGGCCGAACGGTGGGCTTCGACCACGGATGACACCCCGAGCCCGGAGGCGTGA
- a CDS encoding AzlD domain-containing protein, whose amino-acid sequence METFYLVGAMALVTFLIRYLLLPLSGRVELSDGLRRALRYVPPAVLTAIVVPFALFPDGQNLQFSLANPYLVGAGATLAIGWLSRHLLLTIVGGMACFWAWRAVLAMGWI is encoded by the coding sequence GTGGAGACGTTCTATCTGGTTGGCGCCATGGCGCTGGTCACTTTTCTCATCCGCTACCTGCTGCTGCCGCTTTCGGGACGCGTCGAGTTGTCCGACGGTCTTCGGCGGGCGCTGCGTTACGTGCCGCCGGCCGTTCTCACGGCCATCGTGGTACCCTTCGCCCTGTTCCCCGACGGCCAGAACCTGCAATTTTCCCTTGCCAATCCCTATCTGGTCGGCGCCGGCGCGACCCTCGCCATCGGCTGGCTGAGCCGGCACCTGCTGCTCACCATCGTGGGCGGCATGGCCTGTTTCTGGGCATGGCGGGCCGTGCTGGCCATGGGCTGGATTTAG
- a CDS encoding acetate--CoA ligase family protein has product MEPSEWIARCRNENRRSLDEAESKQILGHYGIPVVPEVIVTSDTQLVSAAQSVGYPVVLKGLGSKLTHKTELGLVKINLQTPDQLRAAFDDIKAAAGDAWEGCLVQPMIAGRREFVAGLTRDPQFGPVVMFGLGGVFAEALGDVVFRIAPIDERQALAMMDELAARALLGDFRGEAAADRTALAAALTGLSRLGLEYPQIAEADINPLIVSADGTVTAVDALVVLADPDTAAPALDAPEVEERVARLNAALEVMAHPRSIAVVGVARTQIGGFPGIYRCIRNFGFEGRLYPINPRADEIEGIKAYPTLTALPEPVDLVVISVPAPAVPAALKDCIAADCRNVHIFSSGFKETDEPEGIRLQAEVQQIAVDGGLNLIGPNCMGLYVPASRLVTWVSAPAPSGPVAMVSQSGGNAQDFTNYAADTYGLHFSKVFSYGNAVVLDSTDFMAYLAGDADTRIIAMYLEGVKNGRRLLGQVREINRDKPVVMVKGGVTESGARTVASHTGSLAGGVKIWQAFFKQTGAIQADSLEEMADVVLALRHLPPWQGRGLAILGTGGGIGVAAADSCAKAGLEMPALTPALMARLREIIPPAGNMIRNPIDAHLLLTNLDLLGPTLGHLSAEPNLHLFVISLHLDWLFGLEQGAHVERIGHYIAGEARRHTSGKPVVVVWRQYQPQAAIQQTRMRLEKIFRDAGVPFYHGLDRAVTALSKVAAYHRFQAGA; this is encoded by the coding sequence TTGGAACCTTCAGAATGGATTGCCCGTTGCCGTAACGAAAACCGACGCTCTCTCGATGAGGCGGAATCCAAACAGATCCTCGGCCATTACGGAATTCCCGTGGTGCCGGAGGTGATCGTCACCAGTGACACCCAGCTCGTTTCCGCCGCCCAATCCGTGGGGTACCCTGTGGTGCTGAAAGGGCTGGGCAGCAAACTGACCCACAAGACCGAATTGGGTCTCGTCAAGATCAATCTGCAGACGCCGGATCAGCTCAGGGCCGCCTTTGACGACATCAAAGCTGCCGCCGGGGACGCCTGGGAGGGGTGCCTCGTACAGCCCATGATCGCCGGCCGGCGCGAGTTCGTCGCCGGGTTGACCCGCGATCCCCAATTCGGGCCCGTGGTGATGTTCGGCCTGGGCGGCGTGTTTGCCGAGGCGCTCGGCGATGTGGTGTTTCGCATCGCGCCCATCGATGAACGGCAGGCCCTGGCCATGATGGACGAGCTGGCCGCGCGCGCGCTCCTGGGGGATTTCCGGGGCGAGGCGGCTGCCGACCGGACGGCGCTGGCCGCCGCCCTGACGGGACTTTCCAGGCTCGGGCTGGAGTATCCGCAAATCGCGGAGGCGGACATCAATCCGCTGATCGTCTCCGCCGACGGCACGGTCACGGCGGTGGATGCCCTGGTGGTCCTGGCCGACCCGGACACCGCCGCTCCGGCCCTCGATGCACCGGAAGTCGAGGAGCGGGTCGCCCGTCTCAATGCCGCCCTGGAGGTGATGGCCCATCCCCGATCCATTGCCGTGGTGGGTGTGGCGCGCACCCAGATCGGAGGATTTCCCGGCATTTACCGCTGTATCCGCAATTTCGGCTTCGAGGGGCGGCTCTATCCCATCAATCCCCGGGCCGACGAAATCGAAGGCATCAAGGCCTATCCCACACTGACCGCTTTGCCCGAACCCGTGGACCTGGTGGTGATCTCCGTGCCGGCCCCGGCCGTGCCGGCGGCCCTGAAGGATTGCATCGCCGCGGACTGCCGGAACGTCCACATCTTCTCTTCGGGATTCAAGGAGACCGATGAACCCGAGGGCATCCGCCTGCAGGCCGAGGTGCAGCAGATCGCCGTAGACGGCGGTCTGAATCTCATCGGCCCCAACTGCATGGGACTCTATGTGCCGGCCTCGCGCCTGGTCACCTGGGTATCGGCCCCTGCGCCCAGCGGGCCGGTGGCCATGGTGAGCCAGAGCGGCGGCAATGCCCAGGATTTCACCAATTACGCGGCGGATACCTACGGCCTTCATTTCAGCAAGGTGTTCAGTTACGGCAATGCCGTGGTGCTGGACAGCACCGATTTTATGGCCTACCTCGCCGGGGACGCGGACACCCGCATCATCGCCATGTATCTGGAAGGGGTTAAAAACGGCCGCCGGCTGCTCGGGCAGGTGCGTGAGATCAACCGGGACAAGCCGGTGGTGATGGTAAAAGGCGGCGTGACCGAATCCGGAGCCCGCACCGTGGCATCGCACACCGGCTCCCTGGCCGGCGGGGTCAAGATCTGGCAGGCCTTTTTCAAGCAGACCGGCGCCATCCAGGCCGACTCCCTGGAGGAGATGGCCGATGTGGTCCTGGCCTTGCGCCACCTGCCGCCCTGGCAGGGCCGTGGCCTGGCGATCCTGGGCACCGGCGGCGGTATCGGCGTGGCGGCGGCCGACAGCTGCGCCAAGGCGGGGCTGGAGATGCCGGCCCTGACGCCGGCCCTTATGGCCCGGCTCAGGGAGATCATCCCGCCGGCCGGCAACATGATCCGCAATCCCATCGACGCCCACCTCCTGCTGACCAATCTCGATTTGCTCGGGCCCACCCTCGGGCACCTGTCAGCCGAGCCGAACCTGCACCTGTTCGTCATCTCCCTGCACCTGGACTGGCTCTTCGGTTTGGAGCAGGGCGCGCATGTCGAACGCATCGGCCATTACATCGCCGGGGAGGCGCGCCGGCACACCAGCGGCAAGCCCGTGGTGGTGGTGTGGCGCCAGTATCAGCCCCAGGCGGCGATTCAACAGACGCGGATGCGACTGGAAAAGATCTTTCGCGACGCCGGCGTGCCGTTTTACCACGGGCTGGACAGGGCCGTGACGGCCCTGTCCAAGGTGGCGGCTTATCACCGGTTTCAGGCGGGCGCCTAA